From the Sanguibacter sp. HDW7 genome, the window TCGGCACGACGCTCACGACCGCGCCGTTCGACCTCCCGCACGGCGCGACCGCGACGCTCCGCTACCGCGTCACCGTCGACCTCGATGTCGCCGGCGGCACCACCCTGCGCAACGTCGTCGTCGGCGACGCGACCTCGGGCGACCCCGAGACCTGCGCGCCACCCGCCGACCCCGACGACGCGACGTGCGCAACCGTCCACACGACCCCCGCCTGGACGCTCGCGAAGACCGTCGCCGACGCCGCCGAGCCGGGCACGACGCTGCCCGACGGCTCCCTCGTCCAGCCCGGCACGACCCTCGTCTACTCCGTCACCGCGACGAACGCGGGCCCCGCGGACGTCGACGCGACCTTCGTCGACGACCTCAGCGACCTCCTCGCCGACCCGGCCGGGCCTACGGGCCCCAAGGCGACGTTCGTCGCCGGCTCCGTGAACCTCGTCGTCGACGGGACCCCCGCGGCCGGTTCGCTCCCGGCCGCGCCCGACGCCTCCCACCTCCTCGAGGTCGGGCCCGTCACCCTGCCCGCCGCGACGACCGCCGCCGGCACGACGACGCCGACGACCGCGGTCCTCACCTACCGCGTCACCGTCGCCGCCGACGCCTGGGCCACGACCCTCCGCAACTCCGTCACCGGTTCCGGGACCGACCCCGTCGGCGGCGGCGACCTGCCGCCCCTCGACTGCGCCCCGACCGACCCGTGCTCGACCGACCAGCGCACGCCGCTGCTCCTCCAGGTCGAGAAGCGCGGCGAGGACCTCACCGGCACCGTCGTCCCCATGGACGGCTCGCAGTGGGCGGTCTACTCCGACGCCGACCTCTCGACCGTCGTCGTCGAACCCGTCGACGCCGTCGCCGGGAAGACCGGGCTCTTCCGCACGCAGCTCGAGCCCGGCACGTACTGGCTCGTCGAGACCCAGGCGCTGCCCGGCTTCCAGCTCCTCGCCACGCCCGTCGAGCTCACTGTCGCCGCGGACGGCGCCGTGACGCTCGCCGACCCGACGAGCTTCCTCTCCGTCCGCGACGACACGGCCGACGACCACGCGTGGACCGTCGTCGTCCAGGACGTTCCCGCGCTCGACCTGCCCGAGTCCGGAGGGGAGCGGCCCACCGTGCTCCTCGCCGTCGGGATCCTCCTCAGCGCCCTCGCCTGCGCCGTCGGCGTACGCGCCCGACGACGCACCCGCACCGGGAGGCCGTGACCCCCCCGACCCGCTCCAGCCCGCCGGGCATGTGCACGCGACGCGACCCGGCCCCCCCGTACATCTCAGGGACCACCACCAAGGGAGAAACACAGTGACCCGCTCCACCCTCTGGCGCCGCGCAGCGGCCGTGCTCGCCGTCGGCGTGCTCGCCCTCGTCGGCGGTGCCGGTGCCGCCCAGGCCGCACCGATCATCGACCCCGCCGCGACCGGGACGCTCCACGTCCACAAGCGCCTCAACCCGACCGGCACCCTCACGCCCGGCAACGGCCTCGAGAACCCCGCCGCTCCCGGCACGGCGCTCGACGGCATCCAGTTCGACGTCCAGCTCATCACGAACGTCGACCTCACGACCACCGCCGGCTGGAGCACGGCCCGCGACCTCGCCGACGACCCGTCGACCATCGACGCGGGCGACCTCGGCCCCGCCGTCTCGCAGCCGACCGCCGTCGTCACCGGCACCGCGACGTTCCCCGGCCTCGCCGTCGGCGCGTACCTCGTGAGCGAGAAGCTCACGCCCGCGCAGGTCGCGGACGGCATCTCGCCCGCCGCGCCGTTCGTCGTCACCGTCCCCATGACCCACCCGACGGCCCTCAACACGTGGCTCTACGACGTCCACGTCTACCCGAAGAACCTCCGCTCGACCGTCACGAAGACCGTCGACGACGGCCCCGGCACGACGTACGAGATCGGCGACACGATCGACTGGACCGTCGCCGCTCCCGTGCCCGCGCAGACGACGACGAAGTTCGTCTTCAAGGACGTGCTCGTCGACCACCTGACGATCGGCGCGCCCCTCGCGGACAACGTGGCCGTGACCGTCGGCGGCACCGCGCTCGCCGCGGCCGACTACACGATCCTCTACGACGCCGCGACCGACAACACGCTCGTCGTCCGCCTCACCGCCACCGGCCTCGACGCGCTCAACGACGTCGTCGGCACGGCCGCGCAGATCGCGCTCACCTTCACGTCGACCGTCGTCTCGCTGCCCGCCGACGGCATCATCGCCAACACCGCGACGATCTTCCCCAACGAGTCCTTCCCCGAGACGGGCCCCGGCATCGACACCCCCGAGGTCGTCTCGCGCTTCGGTGAGATCAACATCCTCAAGACGGACGACGAGACCGACGCGCCCCTCGCCGGCGCCGAGTTCAAGGTCTTCGCGTCCGAGGCCGACGCCCGTGCCTATGCGGCGAACCCCGCCGCGAACTCCGCGCTCCCCCTCCAGGCGCAGCAGAACGGCACCGGCGCGCTCGTCGAGACGTTCACGACGGCCGCTGACGGCACCGTGAGCATCACGGGCCTGCGCGCCTCCAACTGGCAGGACGGTGCCCTCCTCACCAACCCGGCCGACTTCCAGGGCTACTGGCTCCTCGAGACCAAGGCGCCCGCGGGCTACGAGCTCGCCGCCGCGCCTTTCGGCGCGATCAACGTCCTCTTCGACGCGGCCGCCTCGAACGTCCTGCCGCACGGCGACATCGAGGTCCCCAACGTCCTCAAGCCGGAGCTCCCGCTCACCGGTGGACAGATCGCGACGGGCGTCTTCGGCCTGCTCGGCGCGCTCGTCCTCACGGGCGGCGTCCTCCTCGTCATCCGCGCGCGCCGACAGGGCGCCGGAGCCTGACATGATCGGGTCGTGCGGCGGGCGTCGCCCGCCGCACGACCCGAGGACCCACGATGAGTGCGACGACGACGGCACGGCACCAGCGACACGTCCGGGCGCGACGCCCCTGGGCGGCGTCCGGGATCGTCGCTGTCGTCGTCGCGCTCGTCGGCGGGGCGATCCTCTCCTACCCGCTCGCCGCACCCTGGATCACCGACGTCATCCAGGCTGACCAGCTCGTCGCCTACCACCAGGGGGTCGACGCGCTCGACCCCGCCGACGTCGAGCGCATCCTCACCTCGGCGCACGACTACAACGCGAACCTCCCCAACGGACCCCTGCGCGACCCGTACGTGCTCAACGAGAGCGGCGAGGCCGTGAGCCTCGACGAGGGACGCACGCGCTACGAGTCCGAGCTCCGCCTACCCACGGCCGGCGCCGACACGCCCATGGCCCAGCTGAGCATCCCCGCGATCGGCGTCGACCTGCCCGTCTACCACGGCACGTCCGAGGAGACGCTCACGCGCGGCGTCGGGCACTTCTACGGCTCGGGCCTGCCCGTCGGGGGCACGGGCGTGCACCCCGTCCTCACCGCCCACTCCGGCTACGTCGACGCGACGCTCTTCGACGACCTCGACAGGCTCACGGTCGGGGACACCTTCTCGATCCTCGTCCTGGGCGAGCTCCTCCACTACCGGGTCGACCACATCGCGACCGTGCTGCCCGACGAGTCCGAGCTGCTGCGCCAGGTGCCCGGCAAGGACTACGTCACCCTCGTGACGTGCACGCCGCGGTACGTCAACACCCATCGGCTCCTCGTTCGCGGGGAGCGGGTCGACGGGCCCGACGCCGCGGGTGGCGACGACGCCGCGACGCAGCTCGTCACAGCGCCCGCCGTCGGCATGCCGTGGTGGGTCCTCGTGACCCTCGGCCCCGCGGTCGGCACGTTCTTCCTCGTGCGACCACCCCGGCGACGGTCGCCGGGCACCGCGACCGAGATGGCGGGCCTGGCTGGCTGAGATCGCCCCGCCGACGACGCTCAGCGCTCGTCGACGACCTCGACGTCGAGCCCCGCGACGACGGCCAGCAGCGTGACGTCGAGGTCGACGTCCGCGACGAGATCGGCGTCGGGCCGGAAGCGCACCGTCGTGCCCGTCGTGCCGTCCGGGGCCACGCCGTCGAGCGCCGAGGCCGGCACGCCGTGGACGTACCGCTGCGTCCACGCCCCCTCGAGGCGTCGGTTCGTGTGGTCGAGGACCTCGGACAGCGCCGCAACCGTGCTCATGCCGGCCCGTGGGCGGCCGTCCGCGAGGAGCGGTGCGTCCGCGCGGTCGAAGAAGCGCACGTCGCGCGTCGCCATGACCGGCTTGCGCACGGGAGCGCCCGAGGCGTCGACGCGGGTGTCCGTGCCCCGCCCGTCGTCAGCGACCGACACCGAGCCGTCGGAGTGCCGCACGACGCGGGCCCTGCCCGTGCGCCCCTGCGCCTCGGCCTCCTCCGCCGCGTACGCGAGCACCTCGAGCACGAGGTGCGTGAGCCCGCCCGCCGCGTGGACCGGCGCCGCCGCACGCACGTCCTCGAGGTGCGCGACGTCGACGTCCGCGGTCCACGCATGGGTCGTCACGGTCCAGTCCTCGCGGTGCGTCATGACCGCAGCGTAGGGCCGCACCCGCGGGGCGGAAAAACCGTCGCGCACCATGCATCTCCCCCGGTAGCGTCGCTGCTCGCCGACCCCCGGGGAGCGGCCGCAGCCGGGTACGGCCTGCGGTCCCGCACGTCACCTGAGGACGTCGGATGCGTGACTTCTCACGCATGGCAACGCGCTCTCAACGCATGGGTTCAACTCCCTGACCGTCGTCCGGCCGACCACGCCCGCCCACGGCCCTGCGGGTCACGACCTCGTCGTGGCCCCCGCCACCGGCAGGCCGGCCGGGCGACGGTCGCAGCAGCGCGACCGCTCCGCACCATCCTGTGGCATCCGCCCCGGGACCCACCGAGACGATCCGAAGGGGGTCGCCCACCATGTTCCGCCGCCATCTCACCGTCCAGCCCGACGAGAACGTCCTCGCCTTCCGCGACGGCGTCCTCCTCGGTGTGTTCGGCCCCGGTCGGCACCGTCGTCGGGGCCGCACCCGTGTCGTCCGTGTCGACACGCGTCGCAGGCTCCTCGTCCTCGCACCCCAGGACGTCCTCACGGCTGACGGCCTCGGCGTCCGAGCGACGCTCGCCGTGCGCTGGCGCGTCGTCGACCCCGTGACCTTCCACGCAGCGGCGACCGACGCCGAGGCCGAGATGCACCTCGCGGCGCAGATCGTGCTCCGCAGCGCGGTCGCGGCCGTCGATGCCGAGAACCTTGCGGCGCGGCCCGACGCCGTCGGGAGCGCCGCGCTCACGGCCGCGCTCGTGCCGGCGGCGACCGCCGTCGGCGTCGAGGTCGACGAGGTCGTC encodes:
- a CDS encoding SPFH domain-containing protein — encoded protein: MFRRHLTVQPDENVLAFRDGVLLGVFGPGRHRRRGRTRVVRVDTRRRLLVLAPQDVLTADGLGVRATLAVRWRVVDPVTFHAAATDAEAEMHLAAQIVLRSAVAAVDAENLAARPDAVGSAALTAALVPAATAVGVEVDEVVLRDVILPPAVRDARTELVTARTRGQARLEEARAETAALRALANGARLLEEHPALARVRLVEAAGPGTQLVLHVGDDARA
- a CDS encoding class C sortase, with the translated sequence MSATTTARHQRHVRARRPWAASGIVAVVVALVGGAILSYPLAAPWITDVIQADQLVAYHQGVDALDPADVERILTSAHDYNANLPNGPLRDPYVLNESGEAVSLDEGRTRYESELRLPTAGADTPMAQLSIPAIGVDLPVYHGTSEETLTRGVGHFYGSGLPVGGTGVHPVLTAHSGYVDATLFDDLDRLTVGDTFSILVLGELLHYRVDHIATVLPDESELLRQVPGKDYVTLVTCTPRYVNTHRLLVRGERVDGPDAAGGDDAATQLVTAPAVGMPWWVLVTLGPAVGTFFLVRPPRRRSPGTATEMAGLAG
- a CDS encoding ATP-binding protein, giving the protein MTHREDWTVTTHAWTADVDVAHLEDVRAAAPVHAAGGLTHLVLEVLAYAAEEAEAQGRTGRARVVRHSDGSVSVADDGRGTDTRVDASGAPVRKPVMATRDVRFFDRADAPLLADGRPRAGMSTVAALSEVLDHTNRRLEGAWTQRYVHGVPASALDGVAPDGTTGTTVRFRPDADLVADVDLDVTLLAVVAGLDVEVVDER
- a CDS encoding SpaH/EbpB family LPXTG-anchored major pilin, which translates into the protein MTRSTLWRRAAAVLAVGVLALVGGAGAAQAAPIIDPAATGTLHVHKRLNPTGTLTPGNGLENPAAPGTALDGIQFDVQLITNVDLTTTAGWSTARDLADDPSTIDAGDLGPAVSQPTAVVTGTATFPGLAVGAYLVSEKLTPAQVADGISPAAPFVVTVPMTHPTALNTWLYDVHVYPKNLRSTVTKTVDDGPGTTYEIGDTIDWTVAAPVPAQTTTKFVFKDVLVDHLTIGAPLADNVAVTVGGTALAAADYTILYDAATDNTLVVRLTATGLDALNDVVGTAAQIALTFTSTVVSLPADGIIANTATIFPNESFPETGPGIDTPEVVSRFGEINILKTDDETDAPLAGAEFKVFASEADARAYAANPAANSALPLQAQQNGTGALVETFTTAADGTVSITGLRASNWQDGALLTNPADFQGYWLLETKAPAGYELAAAPFGAINVLFDAAASNVLPHGDIEVPNVLKPELPLTGGQIATGVFGLLGALVLTGGVLLVIRARRQGAGA